Proteins from a single region of Lelliottia sp. JS-SCA-14:
- the moaB gene encoding molybdenum cofactor biosynthesis protein B — protein sequence MSQVSAEFIPTRIAILTVSERRGEEDDTSGHWLRDAAHEAGHSIVDKAIVKENRYAIRAQVSQWIASDEVQVVLITGGTGFTAGDQAPEALLPLFDREVEGFGEVFRMLSFEEIGTSTLQSRAVAGIANKTLIFAMPGSTKACRTAWENIIAPQLDARTRPCNFHPHLKK from the coding sequence ATGAGTCAGGTCAGCGCTGAATTTATTCCGACGCGTATTGCTATTCTTACCGTTTCTGAGCGCCGTGGCGAAGAGGACGACACCTCCGGCCACTGGCTGCGCGATGCCGCCCACGAAGCGGGGCACAGCATTGTTGATAAAGCGATTGTGAAAGAGAACCGCTACGCCATTCGCGCCCAGGTCTCTCAGTGGATTGCCAGCGACGAGGTGCAGGTGGTGTTAATCACCGGCGGCACCGGTTTTACCGCAGGCGATCAGGCGCCAGAAGCGCTGCTCCCGCTGTTTGACCGTGAAGTCGAAGGCTTTGGCGAAGTGTTCCGCATGCTCTCCTTTGAAGAGATCGGCACTTCGACATTGCAGTCGCGCGCGGTGGCCGGGATTGCCAACAAAACGCTTATTTTTGCCATGCCGGGCTCGACCAAAGCCTGCCGCACGGCGTGGGAAAACATCATTGCCCCGCAATTAGATGCCCGCACCCGTCCGTGTAATTTTCATCCTCATTTGAAGAAGTAA
- a CDS encoding ABC transporter permease gives MFHRLWTLIRKELQSLLREPQTRAILILPVLIQVLLFPFAATLEVTNATIAVYNEDNGKHSVELTQRFARAKAFTHVLLLKSPQEIQPTIDQQKALLLVRFPADFSRNLDTFQTAPMQLILDGRNSNSAQIAANYLQQVVKNYQQELMEGKPKPNNSELVVRNWYNPNLDYKWFVVPSLIAMITTIGVMIVTSLSVAREREQGTLDQLLVSPLATWQIFVGKAVPALIVATFQASIVLGIGIWAYQIPFAGSLGLFYFTMLIYGLSLVGFGLLISALCSTQQQAFIGVFVFMMPAILLSGYVSPVENMPVWLQDLTWVNPIRHFTDITKQIYLKDASLDIVWGSLWPLLVIAATTGSVAYAMFRRNIA, from the coding sequence ATGTTTCACCGTTTATGGACATTAATTCGCAAAGAGCTGCAATCTCTGCTGCGTGAGCCGCAAACCCGCGCGATCCTGATCCTGCCGGTGCTCATCCAGGTTCTGCTGTTTCCGTTTGCCGCCACGCTGGAAGTGACCAACGCCACCATCGCCGTCTACAACGAGGACAACGGCAAACACTCCGTGGAGCTGACCCAGCGCTTCGCCCGCGCCAAAGCCTTTACTCACGTGCTGCTCCTGAAAAGCCCGCAGGAGATCCAGCCGACCATCGACCAGCAAAAGGCGTTGCTGCTGGTGCGCTTCCCGGCGGATTTCTCGCGCAATCTGGATACCTTCCAGACCGCGCCGATGCAGCTGATCCTCGACGGGCGCAACTCCAACAGCGCGCAAATCGCCGCCAACTATCTGCAGCAGGTGGTGAAAAATTATCAGCAGGAGCTGATGGAAGGGAAACCTAAACCGAACAACAGCGAGCTGGTGGTGCGCAACTGGTACAACCCGAATCTGGATTACAAATGGTTTGTGGTGCCGTCGCTGATCGCCATGATCACCACCATTGGCGTGATGATTGTGACGTCGCTCTCCGTCGCCCGCGAGCGCGAGCAAGGGACACTGGATCAGCTGCTGGTTTCCCCGCTCGCCACCTGGCAGATTTTCGTCGGCAAAGCGGTGCCTGCGCTGATCGTCGCCACCTTCCAGGCCAGCATCGTGCTGGGGATCGGCATCTGGGCGTATCAAATTCCGTTTGCCGGATCGCTGGGGCTGTTTTACTTCACGATGCTGATTTACGGGCTGTCGCTGGTGGGATTCGGGCTGTTGATTTCGGCGCTCTGCTCAACGCAGCAGCAGGCGTTTATCGGGGTGTTTGTCTTTATGATGCCGGCGATTCTACTCTCAGGGTATGTGTCGCCCGTGGAAAACATGCCAGTCTGGCTTCAGGATTTAACCTGGGTGAACCCGATTCGGCACTTCACCGATATCACCAAGCAAATCTATCTGAAGGATGCGAGTCTGGATATTGTGTGGGGAAGTTTGTGGCCGCTACTGGTCATAGCGGCCACGACGGGCTCAGTGGCGTACGCGATGTTTAGACGCAATATCGCCTGA
- the moaD gene encoding molybdopterin synthase sulfur carrier subunit, producing MINVLFFAQVRELVNTDSLTLDTPFENVEALRAHLAAQSDRWALALEEGKLLAAVNQTLVEFSHPLNAGDEVAFFPPVTGG from the coding sequence ATGATTAACGTGCTCTTTTTTGCTCAGGTTCGCGAGCTGGTCAATACCGACAGCCTGACCCTCGATACCCCTTTCGAAAACGTCGAAGCTCTGCGCGCCCATCTGGCGGCGCAAAGCGACCGTTGGGCGCTGGCGCTGGAGGAGGGCAAGCTGCTGGCGGCGGTGAATCAGACGCTGGTGGAATTTTCCCATCCGCTCAACGCCGGTGATGAAGTGGCGTTTTTCCCGCCGGTCACAGGGGGTTAA
- a CDS encoding ABC transporter permease — protein sequence MSIKAISWRRVRALCIKETRQIVRDPSSWLIAVVIPLLLLFIFGYGINLDSSKLRVGILLEQQSEEALDFTHAMTGSPYIDATISDNRQELIQKMQAGKIRGLVVIPVDFAANMARASTDAPIQVITDGSEPNTANFVQGYVEGIWQLWQMQRAEDRGEEFEPLIDVQTRYWFNPAAISQHFIIPGAITIIMTVIGAILTSLVIAREWERGTMEALLSTEVTRVELLLCKLIPYYFLGMLAMLLCMLVSVFILGVPYRGSLILLFFITSLFLLSTLGMGLLISTITRNQFNAAQVALNAAFLPSIMLSGFIFQIDSMPAIIRAVTYIIPARYFVNTLQSLFLAGNIPSVLMINILFLMASAVMFIGLTWMKTKRRLD from the coding sequence ATGAGCATTAAGGCGATTTCCTGGCGGCGAGTGCGCGCCCTGTGCATCAAAGAGACGCGGCAGATCGTGCGCGATCCGAGCAGCTGGCTGATTGCGGTAGTCATCCCCTTGCTGCTGCTGTTTATCTTTGGCTACGGGATTAACCTCGACTCCAGCAAGCTGCGGGTCGGGATTTTACTGGAGCAGCAGAGCGAGGAAGCGCTCGATTTCACCCACGCCATGACCGGCTCGCCGTACATCGACGCGACGATCAGCGATAACCGCCAGGAGCTGATTCAGAAGATGCAGGCCGGGAAGATTCGCGGCCTGGTGGTGATCCCCGTTGATTTCGCCGCCAATATGGCGCGCGCCAGTACCGATGCGCCGATTCAGGTGATCACCGACGGCAGCGAGCCGAACACCGCGAACTTTGTGCAGGGCTACGTCGAGGGGATCTGGCAGCTGTGGCAGATGCAGCGGGCGGAAGACAGAGGCGAAGAATTTGAGCCGCTGATCGACGTGCAAACCCGCTACTGGTTTAACCCCGCCGCCATCAGCCAGCACTTTATTATTCCCGGCGCGATAACCATTATCATGACCGTGATCGGGGCGATCCTCACCTCGCTGGTGATCGCCCGCGAATGGGAGCGCGGCACCATGGAAGCGCTGCTCTCCACGGAAGTGACGCGCGTCGAGCTGCTGCTGTGCAAGCTTATCCCCTACTACTTCCTCGGGATGCTGGCGATGCTGCTCTGCATGCTGGTGTCGGTATTTATTCTTGGTGTGCCCTATCGCGGCTCGCTGATTTTGCTGTTTTTCATCACCAGCCTGTTTTTACTCAGCACCCTGGGGATGGGCCTGCTGATTTCGACCATCACCCGCAACCAGTTTAACGCCGCGCAGGTGGCGCTGAACGCCGCGTTTCTGCCGTCGATTATGCTGTCCGGGTTTATTTTCCAGATCGACAGTATGCCCGCCATTATCCGCGCGGTGACTTACATCATCCCGGCGCGCTACTTTGTGAACACGCTGCAAAGCCTGTTCCTGGCGGGGAATATTCCGTCGGTGTTGATGATCAATATTCTGTTTTTGATGGCGTCGGCGGTGATGTTTATCGGCCTGACGTGGATGAAAACGAAACGGCGTTTAGATTAA
- a CDS encoding endonuclease/exonuclease/phosphatase family protein, whose product MTQKTRHFSLKILTINTHKGFTAFNRRFILPELRDAVRTVGADIVCLQEVMGAHDIHPLHVENWPDTSHYEFLADTMWSDYAYGRNAVYPEGHHGNAVLSRFPIEHYENHDVSVGESEKRGLLYCRITPPDLAFPVHVGCVHLGLREAHRQAQLAMMARWVNSLPENDPVVIAGDFNDWQQRASRSLKADAGLDEIFTRAHGRPARTFPVSFPLLRLDRIYVKNAHASQPSALALKSWRHLSDHAPLSAEIHL is encoded by the coding sequence ATGACGCAAAAAACCCGGCATTTTTCGCTAAAAATTTTGACGATTAACACACACAAAGGCTTCACGGCATTTAATCGCCGCTTCATTTTACCCGAGCTGCGCGACGCGGTACGCACCGTCGGCGCGGATATTGTCTGCCTGCAGGAAGTGATGGGCGCACATGATATTCACCCGCTGCACGTCGAGAACTGGCCGGACACGTCACACTATGAATTTCTGGCCGATACCATGTGGAGCGACTACGCCTACGGGCGCAACGCGGTTTACCCGGAAGGCCACCACGGCAACGCGGTGCTGTCGCGTTTTCCCATCGAACATTATGAGAATCACGACGTCTCGGTGGGCGAAAGCGAAAAACGCGGGCTGCTTTACTGTCGGATCACCCCGCCCGACCTGGCCTTTCCAGTTCACGTGGGGTGCGTGCATCTGGGGCTGCGGGAGGCACACCGCCAGGCGCAATTAGCGATGATGGCGCGCTGGGTCAACTCCCTGCCGGAAAACGATCCGGTGGTGATCGCGGGGGATTTCAACGACTGGCAACAGCGCGCCAGTCGTTCGCTGAAAGCCGACGCCGGGCTGGATGAGATTTTCACCCGCGCCCACGGCCGCCCGGCGCGCACCTTCCCGGTGAGTTTTCCCCTGCTGCGCCTTGACCGTATCTATGTCAAGAACGCCCACGCCAGTCAACCGAGCGCGCTGGCGCTGAAGAGCTGGCGTCACCTGTCTGACCATGCCCCGTTAAGTGCGGAGATCCACTTATGA
- the moaE gene encoding molybdopterin synthase catalytic subunit MoaE, whose product MSDTRIVVGPERFNVGTEYSWLAERDEDGAVVTFTGKVRNHNLGDSVKALTLEYYPGMTEKSLATIVEEARQRWPLGRVTVIHRVGEMWPGEEIVFVGVTSSHRSSAFEAGEFIMDYLKTRAPFWKREATPEGERWVESRDSDKQAASRW is encoded by the coding sequence ATGTCTGATACGCGTATTGTTGTCGGGCCGGAGCGCTTTAACGTCGGCACGGAGTACAGCTGGCTCGCCGAGCGTGACGAAGACGGCGCGGTGGTGACCTTTACCGGCAAAGTCCGTAACCATAATCTTGGTGATAGTGTGAAAGCGCTGACGCTCGAGTATTATCCGGGCATGACGGAGAAGTCGCTTGCCACTATCGTGGAAGAGGCCCGTCAGCGCTGGCCACTCGGACGTGTCACGGTGATCCACCGCGTCGGCGAAATGTGGCCAGGCGAAGAGATTGTCTTTGTCGGCGTCACCAGCTCCCATCGCAGCAGTGCGTTCGAAGCGGGTGAATTTATTATGGATTATCTCAAAACCCGCGCGCCATTCTGGAAGCGAGAAGCCACGCCCGAAGGGGAGCGATGGGTGGAGTCGCGCGACAGCGATAAACAGGCTGCCAGCCGCTGGTAA
- the clsB gene encoding cardiolipin synthase ClsB, whose amino-acid sequence MKCSWREGNQITLLENGDEYYPAVFAALDAAEQKVILETFIWFEDGVGRQLHEAVLRAAQRGVKVEVLLDGYGSPDLSDSFVNELTAAGVVFRYYDPRPPLLGMRTNVFRRMHRKIVVVDGTVAFVGGINYSDEHMSDYGPEAKQDYAVKVEGPVVQDILLFELENLPGQSAVRRWWKRHHRPEENHQPGEAQALFIWRDNGEHRDDIERHYLKMLANAKREVIIANAYFFPGYRLLHAMRNAARRGVRVKLIVQGEPDMPIVTVGARLLYNYLVKGGVQIYEYRRRPLHGKVALMDDHWATVGSSNLDPLSLSLNLEANLIIHDRTFNQTLRDNLTGIIDRDCVRVDDSMVPKRTWWNLSKSVVVFHFLRHFPALVGWLPAHKPKLAQVPAPVQPEMETQDRVETENSGVKP is encoded by the coding sequence ATGAAATGTTCATGGCGAGAAGGTAATCAAATCACGCTGCTGGAAAATGGCGATGAGTACTATCCGGCGGTGTTTGCCGCGCTCGATGCGGCAGAGCAAAAAGTGATCCTCGAAACCTTTATCTGGTTTGAGGACGGCGTCGGCCGTCAGCTGCACGAGGCGGTGCTGCGCGCGGCTCAGCGCGGGGTCAAAGTGGAAGTGCTGCTCGACGGCTACGGCTCGCCGGACCTTAGCGATAGTTTTGTCAACGAGCTGACCGCAGCGGGCGTGGTGTTCCGCTATTATGACCCGCGCCCGCCGCTGCTCGGGATGCGGACCAACGTTTTTCGCCGGATGCACCGCAAAATTGTGGTGGTGGATGGCACCGTCGCCTTCGTCGGCGGAATTAACTACTCCGACGAGCACATGTCCGACTACGGCCCGGAGGCGAAGCAGGATTATGCGGTGAAAGTCGAAGGCCCGGTGGTGCAGGACATTTTGCTGTTTGAGCTGGAAAACCTGCCGGGTCAATCAGCCGTTCGCCGCTGGTGGAAGCGCCATCATCGCCCGGAAGAGAACCACCAGCCCGGCGAGGCGCAGGCGCTGTTTATCTGGCGCGACAACGGCGAGCACCGGGACGACATCGAGCGGCACTACCTGAAGATGCTCGCCAATGCGAAACGCGAGGTGATCATCGCCAACGCCTATTTCTTCCCCGGCTACCGTCTCCTGCACGCCATGCGTAATGCCGCGCGGCGCGGGGTGCGCGTCAAACTGATCGTGCAAGGCGAGCCGGATATGCCGATCGTCACCGTCGGCGCGCGGCTGCTCTACAACTACCTGGTCAAAGGCGGCGTGCAGATTTACGAATACCGCCGTCGACCGCTGCACGGCAAAGTGGCGCTGATGGACGATCACTGGGCGACGGTTGGATCGAGCAATCTCGATCCTTTAAGCCTGTCGCTCAATCTGGAAGCCAATCTGATTATTCACGATCGCACCTTCAACCAGACCCTGCGCGATAACCTGACCGGCATTATCGACCGTGACTGCGTGCGGGTGGATGATTCGATGGTGCCGAAACGCACCTGGTGGAACCTGAGCAAAAGCGTGGTGGTGTTCCACTTCCTGCGCCACTTCCCGGCGCTGGTCGGCTGGCTCCCGGCCCACAAGCCGAAACTCGCGCAGGTGCCCGCTCCGGTTCAGCCGGAAATGGAAACCCAGGACCGCGTTGAAACCGAAAACTCAGGGGTGAAACCGTAA
- the moaA gene encoding GTP 3',8-cyclase MoaA produces the protein MASQLTDAFARKFFYLRLSITDVCNFRCTYCLPNGYKPGSVTNNGFLSVDEVRRVTRAFSELGTEKVRLTGGEPSLRRDFPDIIAAVRENASIRQIAVTTNGYRLARDVTQWRDAGLTAINVSVDSLDARQFHAITGQDKFRQVMEGIDAAFEAGFDKVKVNTVLMRDVNHHQLDTFLAWVKPRRIQLRFIELMETGEGSDLFRRHHISGMVLRDELLKRGWIHQIRQRSDGPAQVFCHPDYEGEIGLIMPYEKDFCATCNRLRVSSVGKLHLCLFGDGGVDLRDLLADDAQQDALEARISAALTHKKQTHFLHQGDTGITQNLSYIGG, from the coding sequence ATGGCTTCTCAACTCACAGATGCTTTCGCGCGTAAGTTTTTCTATTTACGTCTGTCGATTACCGATGTGTGCAATTTTCGTTGCACCTATTGCCTGCCGAACGGCTACAAGCCGGGCAGCGTCACCAATAACGGATTTCTCTCCGTCGACGAAGTGCGCCGCGTGACGCGCGCCTTCTCTGAGCTCGGCACGGAAAAAGTGCGTCTCACGGGTGGCGAGCCCTCCCTGCGTCGTGATTTCCCCGACATCATCGCCGCCGTTCGCGAAAATGCCAGCATTCGTCAAATCGCCGTCACCACCAATGGCTATCGCTTAGCCCGCGATGTCACCCAGTGGCGTGATGCCGGTCTCACGGCCATCAACGTCAGCGTCGACAGCCTCGACGCGCGCCAGTTTCACGCCATTACCGGGCAGGATAAATTCCGCCAGGTGATGGAAGGCATCGACGCCGCGTTTGAAGCCGGTTTCGACAAGGTCAAAGTCAACACGGTGTTGATGCGCGATGTAAACCATCACCAGCTCGACACCTTCCTCGCGTGGGTCAAACCCCGCCGCATTCAACTGCGTTTTATTGAGCTGATGGAAACCGGCGAGGGCAGCGATCTGTTCCGCCGTCATCATATCTCCGGCATGGTGCTGCGCGATGAACTGCTCAAACGCGGCTGGATCCACCAGATCCGCCAGCGCAGCGACGGCCCGGCGCAGGTCTTTTGTCACCCGGATTACGAAGGGGAAATTGGGCTTATCATGCCCTATGAGAAAGACTTCTGCGCCACCTGCAACCGTCTGCGCGTCTCCTCTGTTGGCAAGCTGCATCTGTGCCTGTTCGGCGACGGCGGCGTGGATCTTCGCGATTTGCTGGCAGACGATGCCCAACAGGACGCCCTCGAAGCACGCATTTCTGCGGCTCTGACGCATAAAAAACAGACCCATTTCCTGCATCAGGGCGACACCGGGATTACACAAAACCTGTCCTATATCGGCGGGTAA
- the moaC gene encoding cyclic pyranopterin monophosphate synthase MoaC, with product MSQLTHINAAGEAHMVDVSAKAETVREARAEAFVTMLPETLAMIIDGSHHKGDVFATARIAGIQAAKRTWDLIPLCHPLMLSKVEVNLQAEPDHNRVRIETLCRLTGKTGVEMEALTAASVAALTIYDMCKAVQKDMVIGPVRLLAKSGGKSGDFRVDTHD from the coding sequence ATGTCGCAATTGACCCACATTAACGCCGCGGGCGAAGCCCATATGGTGGATGTCTCCGCCAAGGCCGAAACGGTACGCGAAGCGCGCGCCGAAGCCTTCGTGACCATGTTGCCGGAAACCCTGGCGATGATTATCGACGGCAGCCACCACAAGGGCGACGTCTTCGCCACCGCCCGTATCGCCGGAATTCAGGCCGCAAAACGCACCTGGGATCTGATTCCTCTCTGCCATCCGCTGATGCTCAGCAAGGTGGAAGTGAATCTGCAGGCCGAACCGGACCACAACCGCGTGCGCATCGAGACCCTGTGCCGTCTGACCGGTAAAACGGGCGTCGAAATGGAAGCCTTAACGGCGGCCTCGGTGGCGGCGCTGACCATTTACGATATGTGCAAAGCGGTACAGAAAGATATGGTGATTGGCCCGGTTCGTCTGCTGGCGAAAAGCGGCGGAAAATCCGGCGATTTCAGGGTGGACACTCATGATTAA
- a CDS encoding Bax inhibitor-1 family protein, with the protein MDRFPRSDSIVQQTRSGLQTYMAQVYGWMTCGLLLTAFIAWYAANTPALMMFIFSSKITFFGLIIAQLALVFVLSGLVQKLSAGMATTLFMLYSALTGLTLSSIFIVYTYSSIASTFVVAGGMFGAMSLYGYTTKRDLSGFGNMLFMALIGIVLASLVNFWLKSEALMWAVTYIGVIVFVGLTAYDTQKLKNIGEQIDVRDSSNLRKYAILGALTLYLDFINLFLMLLRIFGNRR; encoded by the coding sequence ATGGACCGATTTCCACGTTCGGATTCAATCGTTCAGCAGACGCGCAGCGGCCTGCAAACCTACATGGCGCAGGTGTACGGCTGGATGACCTGCGGCCTGCTGCTCACCGCGTTTATCGCGTGGTACGCAGCAAATACCCCCGCCTTGATGATGTTTATCTTCTCCAGCAAAATCACCTTCTTCGGGCTGATTATCGCCCAGCTGGCGCTGGTCTTCGTGCTCTCCGGTCTGGTGCAAAAGCTCAGCGCAGGGATGGCGACGACGCTGTTTATGCTCTATTCGGCGCTCACCGGGCTGACGCTCTCCAGTATTTTTATCGTCTACACCTATTCGTCCATTGCCAGCACCTTTGTGGTCGCGGGCGGGATGTTTGGTGCCATGAGCCTGTACGGCTACACCACCAAACGCGATCTAAGCGGCTTCGGCAATATGCTGTTTATGGCGCTGATCGGGATTGTGCTGGCGTCGCTGGTGAACTTCTGGCTGAAAAGCGAGGCGCTGATGTGGGCGGTGACCTATATCGGGGTGATTGTGTTTGTCGGCCTGACGGCCTATGACACGCAGAAGCTGAAAAACATCGGCGAGCAGATTGACGTGCGTGACAGCTCGAACCTGCGCAAATACGCGATTCTTGGCGCACTGACGCTGTATCTGGACTTCATCAACCTATTCCTGATGCTGCTGCGGATTTTCGGCAACCGTCGATAA
- a CDS encoding lysylphosphatidylglycerol synthase transmembrane domain-containing protein, giving the protein MSKSHPRWRLAKRILTWLFFIAVAVLLVVYAQKIDWEEVWKVIRNYNRMVLLSALGLVVVSYLIYGCYDLLGRAYCGHKLAKRQVMLVSFICYAFNLTLSTWVGGIGMRYRLYSRLGLPGSTITRIFSLSITTNWLGYILLGGVIFSFGVVQLPAHWYIDESTLQMLGIVLLLIIAVYLWGCAFAKRRHMTVKGQKLVLPSWKFALVQMVVSSANWMVMGAIIWLLIGEEVNYFFVLGVLLVSSIAGVIVHIPAGIGVLEAVFIALLAGEHVSHGKIIAALLAYRMLYYFLPLALATVGYLVLESRAKKLRAKNEKAMAK; this is encoded by the coding sequence ATGAGCAAATCACATCCCCGCTGGCGACTGGCGAAGCGCATCCTCACCTGGCTGTTTTTCATTGCCGTCGCCGTGCTGCTGGTGGTTTACGCGCAAAAAATTGACTGGGAAGAGGTGTGGAAAGTTATCCGCAACTACAACCGGATGGTGCTGCTCAGCGCGCTGGGTTTAGTGGTCGTCAGCTATCTGATCTATGGCTGTTATGACCTGCTGGGCCGCGCGTACTGCGGACATAAGCTGGCAAAGCGCCAGGTGATGCTGGTGTCGTTTATCTGCTACGCCTTTAACCTGACCCTCAGCACCTGGGTAGGCGGCATCGGGATGCGCTACCGCCTGTACTCGCGCCTTGGGCTGCCGGGGAGCACCATTACGCGCATTTTCTCACTCAGCATTACCACCAACTGGCTGGGGTATATTCTGCTCGGCGGGGTGATTTTCAGTTTCGGCGTGGTTCAGTTGCCTGCCCACTGGTACATAGATGAATCGACGCTGCAGATGTTGGGCATCGTCCTGCTGCTGATTATTGCGGTCTATCTGTGGGGCTGTGCGTTCGCCAAACGCCGTCACATGACCGTCAAAGGGCAAAAGCTGGTGCTGCCGTCATGGAAATTTGCGCTGGTGCAGATGGTGGTCTCCAGCGCTAACTGGATGGTGATGGGGGCGATTATCTGGCTGCTGATTGGCGAAGAGGTGAACTATTTCTTCGTGCTCGGCGTGCTGCTAGTGAGCAGTATCGCCGGGGTGATTGTCCATATTCCGGCGGGGATTGGGGTGCTGGAAGCGGTGTTTATCGCCCTGCTGGCGGGGGAGCATGTCTCTCACGGCAAGATTATCGCGGCGCTGCTGGCCTATCGCATGCTCTATTACTTCCTGCCGCTGGCGCTGGCGACGGTGGGGTATTTGGTTCTGGAGAGTCGGGCGAAAAAGCTGCGGGCGAAGAACGAGAAGGCGATGGCGAAGTGA
- the yvcK gene encoding uridine diphosphate-N-acetylglucosamine-binding protein YvcK, whose product MRNRTFADLDRVVALGGGHGLGRVMSSLSSLGSRLTGIVTTTDNGGSTGRIRRSEGGIAWGDMRNCLNQLITEQSVASAMFEYRFSGNGELSGHNLGNLMLKALDHLSVRPLEAINLIRNLLKVDAFLIPMSEQPVDLMAIDTEGHEVYGEVNIDQLILPPQELMTYPSVPATREAVEAIGEADLILIGPGSFYTSLMPLLLVKELAQALRRTPAPMVYIGNLGKELSPAAASLSLADKLNLMEQYVGKKIIDGVVVGPKVDVSGMEGRVVVQEELEASDIKYRHDRHLLRLALEKAIQGLG is encoded by the coding sequence ATGCGCAATCGCACTTTTGCGGATCTTGACCGTGTGGTCGCTCTCGGCGGAGGGCATGGGCTGGGGCGGGTGATGTCGTCATTATCCTCGCTGGGCTCCAGGCTCACCGGGATCGTAACCACCACCGATAACGGGGGCTCTACAGGTCGTATCCGTCGTTCCGAAGGCGGCATCGCCTGGGGCGATATGCGTAACTGTCTTAACCAGTTAATTACCGAACAAAGCGTCGCTTCGGCAATGTTTGAGTATCGTTTTAGCGGGAATGGTGAGCTTTCCGGACATAACCTCGGAAATCTGATGTTAAAGGCGCTGGATCACCTGAGCGTGCGCCCGCTGGAGGCGATTAATTTAATCCGAAACCTGCTGAAAGTGGATGCATTCCTGATCCCTATGTCAGAACAACCGGTCGATTTGATGGCGATCGACACCGAAGGCCATGAAGTCTATGGCGAGGTGAATATTGACCAGCTGATTTTGCCGCCTCAGGAGCTGATGACCTACCCTTCTGTTCCGGCCACGCGTGAAGCGGTGGAAGCGATCGGCGAAGCGGATTTGATTCTTATCGGGCCGGGCAGTTTCTACACCAGCCTGATGCCGCTGCTGCTGGTGAAAGAGCTGGCGCAGGCGCTGCGCAGGACGCCAGCCCCGATGGTCTACATCGGCAATCTGGGTAAAGAGCTCAGCCCTGCCGCTGCCAGCCTGTCGCTTGCAGATAAACTGAATCTGATGGAGCAGTACGTCGGTAAAAAAATTATCGACGGTGTGGTCGTTGGGCCGAAGGTGGATGTTTCAGGGATGGAAGGCCGGGTAGTGGTGCAGGAGGAGCTGGAAGCGAGTGATATTAAGTATCGCCACGACCGGCATTTGCTGCGCCTGGCGCTGGAGAAAGCGATTCAGGGGCTGGGGTAA
- a CDS encoding YbhQ family protein: protein MKWQQRVRVATGLSCWQIMLHLLVVAVLVMGWKSGTLVHVGLGLCAMYGVTVLSMLFLQRHHEARWREVGDVLEELTTTWYFGAALIVLWLLSRVLQNNLLLALAGLVILAGPAVVSLLTKEKNSGDIASKHRVRH from the coding sequence ATGAAGTGGCAACAACGCGTTCGTGTCGCAACTGGCCTCAGTTGCTGGCAGATAATGTTGCATTTACTGGTCGTGGCGGTACTGGTAATGGGCTGGAAGAGCGGCACACTGGTGCACGTCGGCTTAGGATTATGCGCGATGTATGGCGTGACCGTGCTGTCGATGCTGTTTTTACAGCGTCACCACGAGGCGCGCTGGCGTGAAGTGGGTGATGTGCTCGAAGAGCTCACCACCACCTGGTATTTTGGTGCAGCGTTAATCGTCCTGTGGCTGTTGTCACGCGTGCTGCAAAACAACCTGCTGCTGGCCCTGGCGGGCCTGGTAATTCTGGCAGGACCCGCGGTGGTCTCGTTGCTGACCAAAGAGAAAAACTCAGGCGATATTGCGTCTAAACATCGCGTACGCCACTGA